The Pocillopora verrucosa isolate sample1 chromosome 14, ASM3666991v2, whole genome shotgun sequence genome has a segment encoding these proteins:
- the LOC131769346 gene encoding vacuolar protein-sorting-associated protein 36-like, producing the protein MDRFSWTSSSSTCVFPGESGVHQQSGIRIYDGDKKTTFENGSLKLTTHRIVWDDLDQQDRAIAVPLSLVSKVEEQSSGFMSSAKVAVSLHPPPANKEPGPCVSSPYGCVKFSFKQGGHSEFFARLMEQVNKRSWMQQSAQQSSSSTAGRGLNRPRGVGGIVGIERKLEEKSKETDNYIQKAFKDLDALMEKAKEMVAIADKVASKLEEKKGAITEDETVTFKSYLLSMGIANPVTKETHGSGASYHKELAKELGTFLQKIITDEGGMMTLTDVYCRFNRARGMELVSPEDLINAANMFSAVNIPLRLRSFDSGVLVIQVLSHNDEEVIRTTRQMLDEKSSLTAEELAHLAKVSVMLARERLLVTEQAGKACRDDSVEGLRFYPNFLVERTD; encoded by the exons ATGGATAGGTTTAGCTGGACATCTTCATCTAGTACGTGTGTCTTTCCAGGCGAGTCAGGAGTTCACCAGCAGTCTGGTATCAGAATATACGACGGAGACAAAAAG ACAACGTTTGAGAATGGTTCTCTTAAGCTAACAACACACAGAATAGTATGGGATGACCTAGATCAACAG GACAGAGCCATAGCAGTGCCACTTTCTCTTGTAAGCAAAGTAGAAGAACAATCTTCTGGCTTCATGAGCAG tGCTAAAGTGGCTGTAAGTCTTCACCCTCCTCCAGCTAACAAGGAACCTGGACCATGTGTCTCCAGTCCATATGGTTGtgtcaagttttcttttaagcaaGGAGGCCATTCAGAG TTCTTTGCTCGTTTGATGGAACAAGTTAATAAGAGGTCATGGATGCAGCAAAGTGCACAGCAATCATCTAGTAGCACAGCAGGAAGAGGACTG AATCGTCCCAGAGGagttggaggaattgtgggcaTTGAAAGAAAACTAGAAGAGAAATCCAAAGAGACTGATAACTATATTCAAAAG GCTTTTAAAGACTTGGATGCATTAATGGAGAAG GCCAAGGAAATGGTTGCCATTGCTGATAAAGTAGCTTCCAAATTAGAAGAGAAAAAGGGTGCAATCACTGAAGATGAG acaGTTACATTCAAGTCTTACCTCCTCAGCATGGGAATAGCCAATCCagtaacaaa GGAGACACATGGTTCAGGTGCAAGTTATCATAAAGAACTCGCTAAAGAACTGGGAACATTCTTACAAAAAATCATTACG GACGAAGGAGGCATGATGACGCTGACCGATGTATACTGCAGATTCAACAGAGCAAGAGGAATGGAG CTTGTTTCCCCCGAAGACTTAATAAATGCAGCCAACATGTTTTCCGCTGTGAATATTCCACTGAG ATTAAGATCTTTTGACAGCGGTGTGTTGGTTATTCAAGTTTTGTCCCACAATGACGAGGAAGTCATACGGACAACCAGACAAATG CTCGATGAAAAGAGCTCCTTGACAGCCGAAGAACTCGCACACTTGGCAAAAGTATCCGTAATGTTGGCCAGAGAAAG GCTCTTAGTAACAGAACAAGCTGGCAAAGCATGCCGGGATGACAGCGTAGAGGGTCTTCGGTTCTACCCTAATTTCCTTGTAGAGAGAACAGATTGA